A single genomic interval of Falco cherrug isolate bFalChe1 chromosome 8, bFalChe1.pri, whole genome shotgun sequence harbors:
- the SIMC1 gene encoding SUMO-interacting motif-containing protein 1 isoform X8, with the protein MSHPQLCSTTTQETEATAGPSPAAPWHSSPAEPSAITDTAESTERWSCLSITSSHHGSSCSLEKDCSTTTFNSDLGSLASMQLDSDLLSLSPSSLDSSSSWKAGGPEEETPHLCQQRELPSRLSPAPAIPTTPGKAQGPFLGAGDLSPHKAIEQVMPDRTKADSKAWLNKLQCFRRSGVQHLFLQGIASDRETQQWKPELIPSGKLSMVHTTMEENFLEGTLHFLSDFVSRQHCPPKEIVSHLIRQILLDPQEEEILKDTYMLLMKIQMLHPANTATVGWDWTLLQYIMEDQEKPPGWLLFLQYVVQTLEDDFQENLRLRLLQKSIAKKVLSCDTCFNNINSCFCPREVVKWLVAAVTGAGFFQAQEQPQETTSSSAEAKTEHSSSAPWLASTDQAEVAPPTFFAQKVMLLLQRMLSIAVEVDKSPNCSSCKIADVIFPFILHIPLRSQREAFFNTMESQLLRCRLLELVFQHSCDVPTTLPLSLAKILYFLNHFSVLLKYEDDTATWQRWDEMLQYLSLLLQSYQNVVLAFPLAEHLRSSLNERMDLIIQKAKPKLQDGDDISHLDIQLKIEDSISRMQQVLGQPFPLQITEKLCMLRELFLIVTAT; encoded by the exons ATGTCCCACCCACAGCTGTGCTCCACCACCACGCAAGAAACAGAGGCAACAGCGGGGCcgagcccagcagcaccctggcacaGTTCTCCTGCAGAGCCCAGTGCCATCACGgacacagcagaaagcacagagaGATGGAGCTGTCTCTCTATCACCTCCAGCCACCACGGCTCCTcttgcagcctggagaaggactGCAGCACTACCACTTTTAACAGTGACTTGGGCTCCCTGGCTAGCATGCAGCTGGACTCAGACCTGCTGTCTCTGTCCCCCTCCAGCttggacagcagcagcagctggaaagccGGTGGCCCAGAGGAAGAGACTCCCCACCTGTGCCAGCAAAGGGAGCTCCCCTCGAGACtgagccctgccccagccatccCCACAACCCCAGGGAAGGCGCAGGGGCCTTTTCTGGGAGCAGGTGACTTATCACCACACAAAGCAATCGAGCAAGTGATGCCAGACAGGACCAAGGCTGACAGCAAGGCCTGGCTGAACAAACTGCAGTGTTTCAGGAGGAGTGGAGTCCAGCACCTCTTCCTCCAAGGCATAGCATCCGACAGGGAAACACAGCAG TGGAAACCTGAGCTCATCCCCAGCGGGAAGCTGAGCATGGTGCACACCACCATGGAGGAGAACTTCCTGGAGGGCACCTTGCATTTCCTGAGTGACTTCGTCTCCCGCCAACACTGTCCCCCCAAAGAAATCGTCTCCCATCTGATCAGACAGATCCTGTTGGATCCTCAAGAAGAGGAGATCCTGAAGGACACCTACATGCTGCTGATGAAGATCCAAAT GCTCCATCCAGCCAACACCGCCACAGTGGGATGGGACTGGACGCTGCTGCAATACATTATGGAAGACCAG GAGAAGCCCCCTGGCTGGCTCCTTTTCCTGCAGTATGTGGTGCAGACCCTGGAGGATGACTTCCAGGAGAACCTGAGGTTGCGCCTGCTGCAGAAGTCGATTGCCAAGAAAGTGCTTTCGTGTGACACGTGCTTCAACAATATCAA TTCCTGTTTCTGTCCCAGGGAGGTGGTCAAATGGTTGGTCGCAGCAGTTACAGGAGCTGGGTTCTTCCAGGCACAAGAGCAGCCGCAAGAAACTACATCCTcttcagcagaagcaaagaCTGAACACAGTTCATCTGCACCATGGCTGGCCAGCACTGACCAGGCAGAGGTGGCTCCACCAACTTTCTTCGCTCAGAA GGTGATGCTCCTGCTCCAGCGGATGTTGTCCATTGCAGTGGAAGTGGACAAATCTCCCAACTGCAGCTCCTGTAAGATCGCAGATGTGATATTCCCGTTTATACTGCATATTCCCCTGCGGAGCCAAAG GGAAGCTTTCTTTAACACCATGGAGAGCCAGCTCCTGCGCTGCAGACTACTAGAACTTGTGTTCCAGCATAGTTGTGATGTACCCACGACCTTGCCCTTGTCTCTGGCCAAGATCCTGTATTTTCTGAACcacttctctgtgctgctgaaataCGAG GATGATACAGCAACGTGGCAAAGATGGGATGAGATGCTGCAGTACTTGAGTTTGCTGCTCCAGAGCTACCAAAATGTGGTACTGG CATTTCCTCTTGCAGAGCACTTGCGGAGCTCACTCAACGAACGGATGGATTTGATCATTCAGAAAGCCAAGCCCAAGCTCCAGGATGGTGATGACATCAGCCATCTGGACATCCAACTGAAAATAGAGGACTCCATCAGCCGAATGCAGCAGGTCCTGGGGCAGCCTTTTCCCCTGCAGATCACAGAGAAATTGTGCATGCTTCGGGAGTTGTTCCTCATTGTCACTGCTACCTGA
- the SIMC1 gene encoding SUMO-interacting motif-containing protein 1 isoform X3, which translates to MADSVIVISDSDSESSRPPPLPVQTGSDPSQARPGPGKRRASPASGAGTAASPTCSCCPSDGRSLELQEIIDLTCEDVSTEQVPWSTLTIIDLTEDTCSPPHTTGGADQDHKQVPAALAAHMSHPQLCSTTTQETEATAGPSPAAPWHSSPAEPSAITDTAESTERWSCLSITSSHHGSSCSLEKDCSTTTFNSDLGSLASMQLDSDLLSLSPSSLDSSSSWKAGGPEEETPHLCQQRELPSRLSPAPAIPTTPGKAQGPFLGAGDLSPHKAIEQVMPDRTKADSKAWLNKLQCFRRSGVQHLFLQGIASDRETQQWKPELIPSGKLSMVHTTMEENFLEGTLHFLSDFVSRQHCPPKEIVSHLIRQILLDPQEEEILKDTYMLLMKIQMLHPANTATVGWDWTLLQYIMEDQEKPPGWLLFLQYVVQTLEDDFQENLRLRLLQKSIAKKVLSCDTCFNNINSCFCPREVVKWLVAAVTGAGFFQAQEQPQETTSSSAEAKTEHSSSAPWLASTDQAEVAPPTFFAQKVMLLLQRMLSIAVEVDKSPNCSSCKIADVIFPFILHIPLRSQREAFFNTMESQLLRCRLLELVFQHSCDVPTTLPLSLAKILYFLNHFSVLLKYEDDTATWQRWDEMLQYLSLLLQSYQNVVLEHLRSSLNERMDLIIQKAKPKLQDGDDISHLDIQLKIEDSISRMQQVLGQPFPLQITEKLCMLRELFLIVTAT; encoded by the exons ATGGCCGACAGCGTCATCGTCATTAGCGACTCGGACTCGGAGAgcagccgcccgccgccgctccccgtG cagaCAGGCTCCGACCCCTCCCAGGCACGTCCAGGTCCGGGGAAGCGCCGTGCCTCGCCTGCCAGCGGCGCGGGCACAGCCGCCTCCcccacctgctcctgctgcccctccGATGGCCGGTCCCTGGAGCTCCAG GAGATCATTGATCTGACCTGTGAGGATGTAAGCACAGAACAGGTGCCCTGGAGCACTCTTACCATCATTGACCTGACAGAGGACACTTGCAGCCCTCCACACACCACTGGCGGGGCTGACCAGGACCACAAGCAGgtgcctgctgccctggcagcacaCATGTCCCACCCACAGCTGTGCTCCACCACCACGCAAGAAACAGAGGCAACAGCGGGGCcgagcccagcagcaccctggcacaGTTCTCCTGCAGAGCCCAGTGCCATCACGgacacagcagaaagcacagagaGATGGAGCTGTCTCTCTATCACCTCCAGCCACCACGGCTCCTcttgcagcctggagaaggactGCAGCACTACCACTTTTAACAGTGACTTGGGCTCCCTGGCTAGCATGCAGCTGGACTCAGACCTGCTGTCTCTGTCCCCCTCCAGCttggacagcagcagcagctggaaagccGGTGGCCCAGAGGAAGAGACTCCCCACCTGTGCCAGCAAAGGGAGCTCCCCTCGAGACtgagccctgccccagccatccCCACAACCCCAGGGAAGGCGCAGGGGCCTTTTCTGGGAGCAGGTGACTTATCACCACACAAAGCAATCGAGCAAGTGATGCCAGACAGGACCAAGGCTGACAGCAAGGCCTGGCTGAACAAACTGCAGTGTTTCAGGAGGAGTGGAGTCCAGCACCTCTTCCTCCAAGGCATAGCATCCGACAGGGAAACACAGCAG TGGAAACCTGAGCTCATCCCCAGCGGGAAGCTGAGCATGGTGCACACCACCATGGAGGAGAACTTCCTGGAGGGCACCTTGCATTTCCTGAGTGACTTCGTCTCCCGCCAACACTGTCCCCCCAAAGAAATCGTCTCCCATCTGATCAGACAGATCCTGTTGGATCCTCAAGAAGAGGAGATCCTGAAGGACACCTACATGCTGCTGATGAAGATCCAAAT GCTCCATCCAGCCAACACCGCCACAGTGGGATGGGACTGGACGCTGCTGCAATACATTATGGAAGACCAG GAGAAGCCCCCTGGCTGGCTCCTTTTCCTGCAGTATGTGGTGCAGACCCTGGAGGATGACTTCCAGGAGAACCTGAGGTTGCGCCTGCTGCAGAAGTCGATTGCCAAGAAAGTGCTTTCGTGTGACACGTGCTTCAACAATATCAA TTCCTGTTTCTGTCCCAGGGAGGTGGTCAAATGGTTGGTCGCAGCAGTTACAGGAGCTGGGTTCTTCCAGGCACAAGAGCAGCCGCAAGAAACTACATCCTcttcagcagaagcaaagaCTGAACACAGTTCATCTGCACCATGGCTGGCCAGCACTGACCAGGCAGAGGTGGCTCCACCAACTTTCTTCGCTCAGAA GGTGATGCTCCTGCTCCAGCGGATGTTGTCCATTGCAGTGGAAGTGGACAAATCTCCCAACTGCAGCTCCTGTAAGATCGCAGATGTGATATTCCCGTTTATACTGCATATTCCCCTGCGGAGCCAAAG GGAAGCTTTCTTTAACACCATGGAGAGCCAGCTCCTGCGCTGCAGACTACTAGAACTTGTGTTCCAGCATAGTTGTGATGTACCCACGACCTTGCCCTTGTCTCTGGCCAAGATCCTGTATTTTCTGAACcacttctctgtgctgctgaaataCGAG GATGATACAGCAACGTGGCAAAGATGGGATGAGATGCTGCAGTACTTGAGTTTGCTGCTCCAGAGCTACCAAAATGTGGTACTGG AGCACTTGCGGAGCTCACTCAACGAACGGATGGATTTGATCATTCAGAAAGCCAAGCCCAAGCTCCAGGATGGTGATGACATCAGCCATCTGGACATCCAACTGAAAATAGAGGACTCCATCAGCCGAATGCAGCAGGTCCTGGGGCAGCCTTTTCCCCTGCAGATCACAGAGAAATTGTGCATGCTTCGGGAGTTGTTCCTCATTGTCACTGCTACCTGA
- the SIMC1 gene encoding SUMO-interacting motif-containing protein 1 isoform X5 — MADSVIVISDSDSESSRPPPLPVQTGSDPSQARPGPGKRRASPASGAGTAASPTCSCCPSDGRSLELQEIIDLTCEDVSTEQVPWSTLTIIDLTEDTCSPPHTTGGADQDHKQVPAALAAHMSHPQLCSTTTQETEATAGPSPAAPWHSSPAEPSAITDTAESTERWSCLSITSSHHGSSCSLEKDCSTTTFNSDLGSLASMQLDSDLLSLSPSSLDSSSSWKAGGPEEETPHLCQQRELPSRLSPAPAIPTTPGKAQGPFLGAGDLSPHKAIEQVMPDRTKADSKAWLNKLQCFRRSGVQHLFLQGIASDRETQQWKPELIPSGKLSMVHTTMEENFLEGTLHFLSDFVSRQHCPPKEIVSHLIRQILLDPQEEEILKDTYMLLMKIQMLHPANTATVGWDWTLLQYIMEDQEKPPGWLLFLQYVVQTLEDDFQENLRLRLLQKSIAKKVLSCDTCFNNIKEVVKWLVAAVTGAGFFQAQEQPQETTSSSAEAKTEHSSSAPWLASTDQAEVAPPTFFAQKVMLLLQRMLSIAVEVDKSPNCSSCKIADVIFPFILHIPLRSQREAFFNTMESQLLRCRLLELVFQHSCDVPTTLPLSLAKILYFLNHFSVLLKYEDDTATWQRWDEMLQYLSLLLQSYQNVVLEHLRSSLNERMDLIIQKAKPKLQDGDDISHLDIQLKIEDSISRMQQVLGQPFPLQITEKLCMLRELFLIVTAT; from the exons ATGGCCGACAGCGTCATCGTCATTAGCGACTCGGACTCGGAGAgcagccgcccgccgccgctccccgtG cagaCAGGCTCCGACCCCTCCCAGGCACGTCCAGGTCCGGGGAAGCGCCGTGCCTCGCCTGCCAGCGGCGCGGGCACAGCCGCCTCCcccacctgctcctgctgcccctccGATGGCCGGTCCCTGGAGCTCCAG GAGATCATTGATCTGACCTGTGAGGATGTAAGCACAGAACAGGTGCCCTGGAGCACTCTTACCATCATTGACCTGACAGAGGACACTTGCAGCCCTCCACACACCACTGGCGGGGCTGACCAGGACCACAAGCAGgtgcctgctgccctggcagcacaCATGTCCCACCCACAGCTGTGCTCCACCACCACGCAAGAAACAGAGGCAACAGCGGGGCcgagcccagcagcaccctggcacaGTTCTCCTGCAGAGCCCAGTGCCATCACGgacacagcagaaagcacagagaGATGGAGCTGTCTCTCTATCACCTCCAGCCACCACGGCTCCTcttgcagcctggagaaggactGCAGCACTACCACTTTTAACAGTGACTTGGGCTCCCTGGCTAGCATGCAGCTGGACTCAGACCTGCTGTCTCTGTCCCCCTCCAGCttggacagcagcagcagctggaaagccGGTGGCCCAGAGGAAGAGACTCCCCACCTGTGCCAGCAAAGGGAGCTCCCCTCGAGACtgagccctgccccagccatccCCACAACCCCAGGGAAGGCGCAGGGGCCTTTTCTGGGAGCAGGTGACTTATCACCACACAAAGCAATCGAGCAAGTGATGCCAGACAGGACCAAGGCTGACAGCAAGGCCTGGCTGAACAAACTGCAGTGTTTCAGGAGGAGTGGAGTCCAGCACCTCTTCCTCCAAGGCATAGCATCCGACAGGGAAACACAGCAG TGGAAACCTGAGCTCATCCCCAGCGGGAAGCTGAGCATGGTGCACACCACCATGGAGGAGAACTTCCTGGAGGGCACCTTGCATTTCCTGAGTGACTTCGTCTCCCGCCAACACTGTCCCCCCAAAGAAATCGTCTCCCATCTGATCAGACAGATCCTGTTGGATCCTCAAGAAGAGGAGATCCTGAAGGACACCTACATGCTGCTGATGAAGATCCAAAT GCTCCATCCAGCCAACACCGCCACAGTGGGATGGGACTGGACGCTGCTGCAATACATTATGGAAGACCAG GAGAAGCCCCCTGGCTGGCTCCTTTTCCTGCAGTATGTGGTGCAGACCCTGGAGGATGACTTCCAGGAGAACCTGAGGTTGCGCCTGCTGCAGAAGTCGATTGCCAAGAAAGTGCTTTCGTGTGACACGTGCTTCAACAATATCAA GGAGGTGGTCAAATGGTTGGTCGCAGCAGTTACAGGAGCTGGGTTCTTCCAGGCACAAGAGCAGCCGCAAGAAACTACATCCTcttcagcagaagcaaagaCTGAACACAGTTCATCTGCACCATGGCTGGCCAGCACTGACCAGGCAGAGGTGGCTCCACCAACTTTCTTCGCTCAGAA GGTGATGCTCCTGCTCCAGCGGATGTTGTCCATTGCAGTGGAAGTGGACAAATCTCCCAACTGCAGCTCCTGTAAGATCGCAGATGTGATATTCCCGTTTATACTGCATATTCCCCTGCGGAGCCAAAG GGAAGCTTTCTTTAACACCATGGAGAGCCAGCTCCTGCGCTGCAGACTACTAGAACTTGTGTTCCAGCATAGTTGTGATGTACCCACGACCTTGCCCTTGTCTCTGGCCAAGATCCTGTATTTTCTGAACcacttctctgtgctgctgaaataCGAG GATGATACAGCAACGTGGCAAAGATGGGATGAGATGCTGCAGTACTTGAGTTTGCTGCTCCAGAGCTACCAAAATGTGGTACTGG AGCACTTGCGGAGCTCACTCAACGAACGGATGGATTTGATCATTCAGAAAGCCAAGCCCAAGCTCCAGGATGGTGATGACATCAGCCATCTGGACATCCAACTGAAAATAGAGGACTCCATCAGCCGAATGCAGCAGGTCCTGGGGCAGCCTTTTCCCCTGCAGATCACAGAGAAATTGTGCATGCTTCGGGAGTTGTTCCTCATTGTCACTGCTACCTGA